The genomic segment CTCTTCTTTTAACGCGACACCCATCTCCTCAAAAAATTGGATAATCTCTCGGTTGCCGAATTGGGTGAGAGCACTGTACATGAAGCGGCCATTTCCCGGCATTTGTTTGATTAATTCATCTTGTTCCTTGGCATTGGTTACATTGCAGCGACCGCCGCCAGATATGATGAGCTTTCGTCCGAGCTTTGAGCCTTTTTCCACGAGACAGACTCGGGCTCCTTGGCCAGAAGCGGCAATAGCGGACATCAGCCCAGAGGGACCGCCGCCTATGATGATGACGTCATAATTGTATTGTGATCGGTTCATTTCATTCTCGTCCTTTGTTGTTTAGGGTTGGGCAACACCCATTTTACCACATACCGCCCACCCGGCGCGCAATTCCAGCTAGGATAGAGAGGACGAGGCACCTAAAATATCAGTCAACGGCTGCTTTTCTAAGACGTAATGAACGATGGATTGACCACGGAGGATATTCGTGACGACATATCCTTTGGCAAAATAGGCCATGAACAATTCCCGCGTCATCTCTCGCCACAAGGAAGCGACGGCCATATCTGCCCGTTTTACATCCTGGAAGAAGGCAGGGACAGGCAGTAGCACCACAGGTTCTTCGCGTGACAAATCGATTTTGATAGGATGAGGAATACCATCCTTGATTTCTAGATGCAACAGGTCTGGCGCCTGTTCAAAAGAGGGAGTAGGGGTGTTCCCTGCCTGACGCGATTCCACACGATCGCTTCCGATCATCCATTCAACGAGGAAACGGTCTGTCGGCAGTCCTCGATTGAAGTCGTCATCGAGCTGTCCATAGCAGTTTGGCAAGTAAGTGCGAACGATTCCGCCAAGCTTGGCGATGTTCAGAACACCGTTTACAGTTTCAAGCGGATCATACGTCCATGTAATTTTGGAATAGCCTGCTGCTGCCGCTTCTTCTTTTTGCAGCCATTTCATTTGTACACCTAACCCTTGCTTGCGATACTCTGGCAAAAAGCCGAGCATGTGCGAACAAAGATGGGGTTCTCCGTTGGTGAAGCCCGGGAAGCTGTACAAAAAGCCGATCATTTTCTCGTCATCGAATGCTCCTAAAAACAGACCGCCAAACTTTTGCATGGTGAGTGTCATATGGTGGGGAATAGCACTAGAAGGGTCCCATATTTTCCCCTCCATTTCTTCTAATTGCTCAATCTCACTGAATTCGGCCAACTTTCGTAACGTGATTGCCATCTGCTTTTTCCTCCTCAAACGATTCGTGTTTTTTCTTCATTCGGGACAAGAACTTGCATTCCTGCTTGGGAATAGTTGCGTCTGAATTCTCCCTCGCGGATAATAGAGAAGGATAACAGGCATGAAACTAGGGTCGAGGAGGATTTTTGGCGATGGAAAATAAATTTCAAGTTGAACTGTGGAACCGTTTGACGCAGGCACCAGGAGCGCCTGGCTTCGAAGGTCCGGTACGCGAGATTATGCGGGAATACATAAGCAGCTATACGAGTGAACTCATGTACGACAATTTGGGCAGTATTTTTGGCGTTATGCGTGGTGACGAGAACGGTCCGAAAATTATGGTAGCGGGTCACATGGACGAAGTCGGCTTCATGGTCACCCGAATTTCTGATAAGGGATTTATTTCATTTCAGACGTTGGGAGGCTGGTGGGGGCAGGTCCTGCTCGCTCAACGTGTACAAATTATTACGGACAATGGACCAGTCGAAGGCGTAATCAGCTCGATCCCGCCGCATGTCTTGAGCGAAGATCAGCGCAATCGCCCGATGGATGTACGTAACATGTACATTGATATCGGCGTGGATTCACGTGAGGAAGCCGAACAGGTAGGAATACGGGCTGGCCAGCAAATTGTACCGGTTTGCCCGCTGCAGGTCATGGCTAATCCGCGCCGCATCATGGCGAAAGCATGGGATAATCGCTATGGCTGCAGTTTGGCAGTGGAGCTCGCAAAAGAGCTGCACGAAAAACCCGATCATCCGAATGTCGTCTATGTCGGGGCCACTGTACAGGAAGAATTGTCCGGGCAGCGCGGTGCGAAAACTGCCGCTGCGTCCATTGATCCGGATTTGTTCTTGGCTTTGGATGCGAGTCCAGCCACAGACATACCAGGTGTAAGAGACGATGGCGGCAAGCTCGGCGGTGGACTTTTGATGCGCATCTACGATCCGATGTACGTCATGCCGGTAGGATTGCGTGAGCTTCTCATCTCCACGTGCGAAGAAGAGAACATTCCATACCAGATTTATGTGGCAAAGGGCGGGACGGATGCAGGTGTCGTTCAGTACCATGGCAAGGGAGTGCCATCTGCCGTCATTGGAATTCCTTCCCGTTACATTCACAGCCATGCTTCGATCATTGATCGTGAGGATTACGAGGCAGCCAAGCGTCTCTTGTTCAGTGTCATTCGCAAGCTGGACAAGGCAACGTGGGAATCCATTTTGCCTAGATAAATGGTCTCGAGAATATCGTTGAGTGAGTAGAAAGCGGAGGAGTGCTTTTGAACGCGATCATATTGTATACACGGCGTCAGGGCGAAGCTACGTCCTTTGAATTTAATGTGTTCGACAATCAATTTGCTACGGAGAATCTGGCAGTGCGCAAGGTGTTGATGGCCATGCTTGCAGCCGTTTCCAACAAATTGACCGATCTGGAAGTGGAGTACAACGACAGCATACTGGTGGAAAAGGTCGGGGCGAAGCGTGCCGGGGAGCTGCTTCGTTTTCTCGGGGCAACCAAAGAGAACATGCGGGAAAATCTGAGCAATGGTGTAGTCGTCAGCCGGACCTTTCAAGCGCCTTTTACAGAGGAGCGCTATGAATATTTTTACAATTTGACGGACATCGCACAGCTGTCACACTATCGCTTGAAAGAGGGCAAAGAAGATCGCATCGTGTTTTATTTCACACGCTATCTCCAACTGATTGCGCCTGATGAAAAGTCTCGCCAAGCATTTTTGGACGGAATGGAAACATTTTCTTTGCCGTACAAGCTCGTACCGATTGCGTAAAGGAAACGAAAAAAGTCATTTTGCCCTTGCATGAAGGCGCAAAATGACTTTTTTTATGGATTGCCTGAGGATTAGGTGGAAGGACGGTTTGGCCCCTCCAGTTTTTTGTCTCCATAGCCCGGCGCATCGTTTTGAACGTTTTTGGGCTGGCGATTGCGTTCGTCTGGTCGATTTTGCTGTACAGAGGAATCCTTGCTTTGCTTGGTCATATAATTACCCCTTTCTCAGAGCCATGGTTGCCAAGGCGAATTTGTTTTTTGGCGAATGCGGGAGGATACATGGTCCTCCAGTTGGATGAATAGGGAGGTGAGCGGCACGCGCCTGAGCACTTCCATTTGCTTTTCGGGTTGATGCTGTGCGTGTTCCTCTGCGTTCATGTGGCCCCTTCCTTTCTGCGATTTTTTAAGGGAGAGTCAAGTACAGCGTTTTTGTGGCGAGGAATGGCGTATAGGGTAAACAGACCAAGAACAGCCGCCAAAAACAGCGTAATCACTCCATATCCGATCCACGGATAATTGCTGCCGACCCCCCCTAGTTTTTCAACCATCGCTCCACCCAGCCCCGTCCCGAGAGCCGTCCCAAGACCAGATACGAAATTGGAAAAGCCAAAGTACGCCCCCAGCCAGTCTTCCTTTGCGAAATGAGTGACAAGACTGTCCAGCATCGGCATAAACAGCATCTCACCCAAAATGAAAAGAATCGCAGCCCCGGACAGTGTGAGGAAGTGGTTCGCCCATCCCATGAGCGTAAGCCCTGCTCCCAACAAGATCGTTCCCATCGTGACAGACAAATACGGATTGATGCGCTGTAGAACAAAGCGTGAGATAAACCCTTGCAAGACGACGACACTGAGCGAGTTGATCGTCCAAATGAGGCCAATCATCGTAGCGGAATGCAGGACATGCTCTCCCCGCAACGGCAGAATCATGGCGAATTGCGCGTAAAGCGCCCAGATTAGAAGCGAAATCGCGGAAAAGAACAGAAAGCTGCGATGGGTCAAAATGTGACGATACTCCTTGATCGGTGTTTGCTCGCAATCTGATCCCACACAGCGATCATCGGGGAGGATGAAGCGAGAAAAAACAGCAAGTGCTCCGTATACAAAGGCAGCTACGAGAAACGGCTGTTTCCCACCGGCAGTCATCCACGTAATGACCAAGCCAGCGACAATGATTCCGCTATGAGCGAGTATCCCTCTCCACGAGAAGGCAGCGGTTCTTTGGCTCTCATCCACTTCATCCGCGATCATGGCTTTAATGGTAGGAGCGAGCAGGCCAAGACCCAAGCCGTTGACAGAAGAGAATAACAAGAAGAAACCATAGGAATGGCTGAAGTGATAGCCTGCCATGGCACATCCTTGAAGGAATGCCCCCAAGGCTAGGATGGAGCGTTTGCCCCAGCGATCTGACATCAAGCCGCCTGCCAAGCTTCCGATTTGGTATGTGATGCTTCCCGCTGCCAAAATGATGCCGACTTGGGAGAGAGAAAGAACCCGTACCTTTTGCAAAAAGACTGGGAAGACGGGAATGACCAGATAAGAGGCCATGTGCATGAAAAAGATGACGATCAGTAACAGCAAGTAAGGCTTGTTGCGTAACAGAGATCCAGTAGAGGCTGTCATGTTTGGCTCCTCTTTGAGTCATTCCTCTCTAGTATGAGTGGAAAAGGATTGTTACTATGCAAAAAATATAGGCCAGCACACAAAAACGATATGAAGGCAGGCAAGCGTCCAATCCAACAGGCGTGGAACCACATATACCTATAGGGAAAGGTACCATGGGCGGTATGGAATGGTGCGAGGAGCGCGGCAGGATGAAGGGGGGATCTGACGTGAGAGGATTTGGTTTCTTCAACGAGGAAGGTTTCGAAGTGATCATCTGGATCATCGTGATCATTTTTCTCCTCGCCATATTTTTTGACGAAGGGATAGATTAAGATGAGTGCATATCGACCGGTTCGGCAATTGAATCACTATTACAAATCAAACGACGCTTTCAAGAAATGGATTCGTGCCAATGAGCAATGGTTCAAGCAAAATCCAGAGGTTTTTAACCAGATGCTGCGCAATCCGAAAATGGTCAACTTGTTTACGGATCTCATGATCATGAACTCGCCGCGCATAGAAAAGAGACTGAGAAAATGGAGAAGGAATCGACGCTGATCGATCCGGCATGCTGCCAAATATAGCATGCCGCTTTTTATTTGGAACGCTGACGAGTCCTGTTATAAAACCGGGCTGGCGAGCGTAGGGATAAGCATACGCTGCTTGTTCGAAGAGAGGATGAAGCGCAACATGGCACAAGTCATTTTGACGTTTTTCGTGGCTTATGGCATTGTGGTTGGCGGTGCTCTTTCAGGTGGGGTGGGCGCATTTCTCACAGAAAAGCCTCCGCTGTTATCCATGGCCCAATTGGCTGACCAGCTCAAAATATGGGGATTGGTTGGGGCATTGGGAGGAACTTTTGATTCGTTTTTGCAGATTGAAAAAATATTGATGGGAAATTTGACGCCTGTCTTTAAACAGCTGGTCATGATCGTGGTCGCATTCTTGGGTGCCCATATCGGGACGATTTGCGTGCATTGGCTGGTACAGGTGCGCTCATGAAGGTGACTCTTTGGAAACGTTACCTCGCTCTATTGCTAATGGGGTGCATGTTTGGCGGAACCGTGATTTTATTTACATACGGACGCGAAATGGAACAGATGATGCTGATCAAAAAAAGCTTGGAGCTGCAAAACAAAAAACTGTACGAGGAAAATCTGGAGCTGAAGCAAAATCAGCGGGTCTATCGCAAAAAGCAAGAGACGGTCATCGAAGACGTACGCGCCACTGTGCTCACAGCGGATCAAAAGCAGCCGCTTCATGCCACCATAGTGGTACAAGTAGTCGATCGGGTGGAAAAGGATCTCGCTTCGTTAAAAGGGAAGAAGGTTGAGCAGGTTGCGGAGGTCCATCAGGTCTTGCATGAAATGCTGCGACGCCGCGAATATATTTTGTCTGATCGAACGACAGTGGAGGTACGAATCAAAACGGTCGTGATTAGTAGAACGCTGCATGTGTTCGTGACAGCGGACGTTATCCCCGATGATGTTTGGCAAAAGATTGCACGAAACTTTCTATTTCTTCCGCCGTATATTTCAATATAGAATATCTGATAGCCAGATCATGTAAGTCTGGGTCGGTATAAAGGAGAGGCGAACACATGTCCATGTTCAAAAAATTATTGGCTAGTGTAGGTATTGGCTCTGCGCAAGTAGATGCACGTCTTGAGCAGGATTCACTCATTCCCGGAGATATGGTCAGAGGTGAGGTCCATATCAAGGGTGGAGATGTGGCCCAGGAAATCGACGAAATCTACATGTATGTCGTCACACACTATGAAAGAGAAATCAACGACACCAAGACGAAGGAAGAATGCACACTTGTAAAATATCGTCTGTCTGAGCGGGTACAATTGAAACCGAAAGAAGAAACCGTTCTGCCATTCGCTTTTCAATTGCCATATGAGACGCCATTGACGATGGGGCGTCAACCTGTTTACCTACGGACAGGTCTCGATATTAAAAATGCGATTGACCCGGGGGATTCCGATTTCATCGAGGTTCGCCCACATCCGTTAATGTCCAAAGTGTTGGATGCTGTTCAACAGATCGGATTCCAGCTGTATAAGGTAGACTGCGAATACAATCGCCACCTTGGTCGCAATCATCCGTTTGTACAGGAATTTGAATTCCGTCCGACAGGGCCATACCGCAGCCAATTGGAGGAGCTCGAAGTAGTCTTCTACCTTCGCGATGGCGAATTGGAAGTTTTACTGGAACTGGATAAACGTGCGCGAGGCTTCATGGGAGCATTTGAAGAAGCATTTAATCTCGATGAACGCTATATCCGCTTCCGCTTAAC from the Brevibacillus brevis genome contains:
- a CDS encoding M42 family metallopeptidase codes for the protein MENKFQVELWNRLTQAPGAPGFEGPVREIMREYISSYTSELMYDNLGSIFGVMRGDENGPKIMVAGHMDEVGFMVTRISDKGFISFQTLGGWWGQVLLAQRVQIITDNGPVEGVISSIPPHVLSEDQRNRPMDVRNMYIDIGVDSREEAEQVGIRAGQQIVPVCPLQVMANPRRIMAKAWDNRYGCSLAVELAKELHEKPDHPNVVYVGATVQEELSGQRGAKTAAASIDPDLFLALDASPATDIPGVRDDGGKLGGGLLMRIYDPMYVMPVGLRELLISTCEEENIPYQIYVAKGGTDAGVVQYHGKGVPSAVIGIPSRYIHSHASIIDREDYEAAKRLLFSVIRKLDKATWESILPR
- a CDS encoding MFS transporter, with the translated sequence MTASTGSLLRNKPYLLLLIVIFFMHMASYLVIPVFPVFLQKVRVLSLSQVGIILAAGSITYQIGSLAGGLMSDRWGKRSILALGAFLQGCAMAGYHFSHSYGFFLLFSSVNGLGLGLLAPTIKAMIADEVDESQRTAAFSWRGILAHSGIIVAGLVITWMTAGGKQPFLVAAFVYGALAVFSRFILPDDRCVGSDCEQTPIKEYRHILTHRSFLFFSAISLLIWALYAQFAMILPLRGEHVLHSATMIGLIWTINSLSVVVLQGFISRFVLQRINPYLSVTMGTILLGAGLTLMGWANHFLTLSGAAILFILGEMLFMPMLDSLVTHFAKEDWLGAYFGFSNFVSGLGTALGTGLGGAMVEKLGGVGSNYPWIGYGVITLFLAAVLGLFTLYAIPRHKNAVLDSPLKNRRKEGAT
- a CDS encoding GNAT family N-acetyltransferase — encoded protein: MAITLRKLAEFSEIEQLEEMEGKIWDPSSAIPHHMTLTMQKFGGLFLGAFDDEKMIGFLYSFPGFTNGEPHLCSHMLGFLPEYRKQGLGVQMKWLQKEEAAAAGYSKITWTYDPLETVNGVLNIAKLGGIVRTYLPNCYGQLDDDFNRGLPTDRFLVEWMIGSDRVESRQAGNTPTPSFEQAPDLLHLEIKDGIPHPIKIDLSREEPVVLLPVPAFFQDVKRADMAVASLWREMTRELFMAYFAKGYVVTNILRGQSIVHYVLEKQPLTDILGASSSLS
- a CDS encoding sporulation protein, which translates into the protein MSMFKKLLASVGIGSAQVDARLEQDSLIPGDMVRGEVHIKGGDVAQEIDEIYMYVVTHYEREINDTKTKEECTLVKYRLSERVQLKPKEETVLPFAFQLPYETPLTMGRQPVYLRTGLDIKNAIDPGDSDFIEVRPHPLMSKVLDAVQQIGFQLYKVDCEYNRHLGRNHPFVQEFEFRPTGPYRSQLEELEVVFYLRDGELEVLLELDKRARGFMGAFEEAFNLDERYIRFRLTNADVNKHTHVIAEAIEALIKQQLR
- a CDS encoding YtrH family sporulation protein: MAQVILTFFVAYGIVVGGALSGGVGAFLTEKPPLLSMAQLADQLKIWGLVGALGGTFDSFLQIEKILMGNLTPVFKQLVMIVVAFLGAHIGTICVHWLVQVRS